A single region of the Hevea brasiliensis isolate MT/VB/25A 57/8 unplaced genomic scaffold, ASM3005281v1 Scaf568, whole genome shotgun sequence genome encodes:
- the LOC131177552 gene encoding photosystem I reaction center subunit II, chloroplastic-like, with product MATQAGLFTPAITAPKSSKSPLVPWKPTSSFSFTTPSPLTFSAAQRSLKVAAAEEKTEAPTKEAPVGFTPPELDPNTPSPIFGGSTGGLLRKAQVEEFYVITWDSPKEQIFEMPTGGAAIMRQGPNLLKLARKEQCLALGSRLRSKYKIKYQFYRVFPNGEVQYLHPKDGVYPEKVNPGRQGVGLNFRSIGKNVSPIEVKFTGKQVYDI from the coding sequence ATGGCAACCCAAGCAGGTCTGTTCACCCCCGCCATCACCGCCCCAAAATCCAGTAAGTCCCCTCTGGTTCCATGGAAACCTACCTCTTCCTTTTCATTCACCACCCCCAGCCCTCTCACTTTTTCCGCCGCCCAAAGATCTCTCAAAGTTGCCGCTGCTGAAGAGAAAACTGAAGCTCCCACAAAAGAGGCTCCAGTGGGTTTCACCCCACCAGAATTGGACCCAAATACACCCTCACCAATCTTCGGTGGCAGCACAGGAGGGTTGTTGCGCAAGGCTCAAGTTGAAGAATTTTATGTTATCACATGGGATTCACCTAAAGAACAAATCTTTGAGATGCCAACTGGAGGTGCAGCTATTATGAGGCAAGGGCCTAACTTGCTCAAGTTGGCCAGGAAGGAGCAGTGTTTGGCTCTTGGTTCCAGATTGCGATCCAAGTACAAGATTAAGTACCAGTTTTATAGGGTATTTCCTAATGGAGAGGTTCAGTATCTTCACCCCAAAGATGGAGTTTATCCTGAGAAAGTGAACCCAGGACGCCAAGGAGTTGGGCTGAACTTCAGATCCATTGGAAAGAACGTTAGTCCCATTGAGGTCAAGTTCACTGGCAAGCAAGTTTATGATATATGA